A DNA window from Hordeum vulgare subsp. vulgare chromosome 1H, MorexV3_pseudomolecules_assembly, whole genome shotgun sequence contains the following coding sequences:
- the LOC123412812 gene encoding uncharacterized protein LOC123412812: MATTRLRLLFLFTLLAGTAVFSVSAACDVPAEPAVAGAVGAEPSAYEMLEKFGFPKGILPVGVTGYTLRRSDGAFQVFMDKDCEFEVDGGYKLTYQRTISGRVAGGSLRDLRGVSVRILFVNWGIDQVLMADADHLMFYVGPLSQAFTSDNFEESPRCSCRRHGVADVGEVVGVAAM; the protein is encoded by the coding sequence ATGGCCACCACGCGACTCCGCCTCCTATTCCTATTCACGCTGCTCGCCGGCACCGCCGTCTTCTCCGTCTCCGCTGCCTGCGACGTCCCTGCCGAGCCGGCCGTCGCCGGTGCAGTCGGCGCGGAGCCGAGCGCGTACGAGATGCTGGAGAAATTTGGGTTCCCAAAGGGCATCCTGCCGGTGGGCGTCACCGGCTACACGCTCCGGCGGTCGGACGGCGCGTTCCAGGTGTTCATGGACAAGGATTGCGAGTTCGAGGTGGACGGCGGGTACAAGCTCACCTACCAGCGGACGATCTCCGGCAGGGTGGCTGGCGGCAGCTTACGGGACCTCCGGGGCGTCTCGGTGAGGATCTTGTTCGTCAACTGGGGCATCGACCAGGTGCTCATGGCCGACGCCGACCACCTCATGTTCTACGTCGGCCCGCTCTCCCAGGCCTTCACGTCGGACAACTTCGAGGAGTCCCCGCGGTGCAGCTGCCGCCGCCATGGCGTTGCGGACGTTGGAGAGGTCGTGGGCGTGGCGGCGATGTAG